Proteins from one Embleya scabrispora genomic window:
- a CDS encoding NACHT domain-containing protein — MDPVQGRLLATAIGGALRRLTAPPAGARLVDVPVRMGGRVARRRERREVRTADVDRLTRTLTLRLADVEPDFARLAPAEGERIVAAVVRTLGGTVTMDDVQAAGLDPAALRGRMEARAEASAERAAPLYGVLLDECCAQIVDFFTKQPEFLARTMVEQASGQAELLRRVPEAEAVDEEFARRYRAGLRAKLDRARLFGVTELDPEDSTYELTTAYVSLVVQTRREPGPLRRWDDEAVQADTARSLLEDALARRDRLVLEGPAGSGKSTLLRRLAVHVASGDLPDRLASWAGRVPFLLKLRAMVVDDRLVLPDVADFVTASGSTLGGEQPPGWAARRLRAGRAVVFVDGLDELPEEHRADALDWVEQLCVDYPDAAYLLTSRPRVLSERRHRRFRQAGFVAGELQPMSSAQVELFVDRWHRAQPGDPDDLAACAEQLKHTLDSRRDLARLGTNPLLCALMCALHRHADQALPEGRTELYRSAMAMLLGGRERARRISTGRVRLQPTQMEKILAALAMWMTLNGRRSIPDRVAVSCVTDALTRFRQTTEPPYTAREVLDSLVDRSGLLQEPESAVLEFRHASFQDYLAALEIIRSEHVDHLINHAHDPLYHDVLIMAVARTQDDPSRQRELLDGLIARAETDEEHRARLWLLGVACVSGAGMVDPEPAARFREETAKLLPPQDARAAEDLATAGEFVLDLLADLTRTQRVSDEIATNIVRVARRIGGEATIPLLRRLCDRDSTRIRLQLLGMWETLTDRERYYETVLTHVRIDDCHVPIPDPAALGLLAGRPDVRSINLPAELSELPVSALAALPRLDALGVADTSITDLGPLAELPQVTSLTLGPAQRAEPALLAPLPWITALHFNGDRLVGSVRVLPEAPNLSHIYLHDTGVRDLSGLTKYPNLRMLGMVSTPATDLGALRDSPTLETLLIDGSLVTDLSPLIDLPRLTHVGIAACPVTDLSPLADLPALEWLRIDKTQRDHLGALADRVTEGRLELDVTADFD; from the coding sequence GTGGATCCGGTGCAGGGGCGGTTGTTGGCGACGGCGATCGGGGGTGCGTTGCGGCGGTTGACGGCGCCGCCGGCGGGGGCGCGGCTCGTGGACGTGCCCGTGCGGATGGGTGGGCGGGTGGCGCGGCGGCGGGAGCGGCGCGAGGTGCGTACCGCCGACGTGGATCGGCTGACCCGCACGCTGACCCTTCGACTGGCCGACGTCGAGCCGGACTTCGCCCGCCTGGCGCCGGCCGAGGGTGAGCGCATCGTCGCGGCGGTCGTGCGTACCCTCGGCGGCACGGTGACCATGGACGACGTCCAGGCCGCGGGCCTGGATCCGGCCGCGCTGCGGGGCCGGATGGAGGCCCGCGCCGAGGCGTCGGCGGAGCGCGCGGCGCCGCTGTACGGGGTGTTGCTCGACGAGTGTTGCGCGCAGATCGTGGACTTCTTCACCAAGCAGCCGGAATTCCTGGCCCGGACCATGGTCGAACAGGCGTCCGGCCAGGCCGAGTTGTTACGCCGCGTGCCGGAAGCGGAGGCGGTGGACGAGGAGTTCGCCCGACGCTACCGCGCCGGCCTCCGGGCGAAATTGGACCGGGCCAGGCTGTTCGGGGTGACCGAACTCGACCCCGAGGACAGCACATACGAGTTGACCACGGCCTACGTGAGCCTCGTGGTGCAGACCCGCCGCGAACCCGGGCCGCTGCGGCGGTGGGACGACGAGGCGGTGCAGGCGGACACCGCGCGCAGCCTCCTCGAGGACGCGCTCGCCCGCCGCGACCGCTTGGTCCTCGAAGGCCCGGCCGGGTCGGGCAAGAGCACGCTGCTGCGCCGGCTCGCGGTGCATGTGGCCTCGGGCGATCTCCCGGACCGGCTGGCGTCCTGGGCCGGGCGCGTGCCGTTCCTGCTGAAACTGCGGGCGATGGTGGTGGACGACCGGCTGGTGCTGCCCGATGTCGCCGACTTCGTCACCGCGTCCGGGTCGACGCTGGGCGGCGAGCAGCCGCCGGGGTGGGCGGCCCGCCGGCTGCGGGCGGGGCGGGCCGTGGTCTTCGTCGACGGCTTGGACGAACTGCCCGAGGAGCACCGGGCGGACGCTCTCGACTGGGTGGAACAGCTGTGTGTGGACTACCCGGACGCGGCCTACCTGCTCACCTCCCGACCCCGGGTGTTGTCCGAGCGACGGCATCGGCGATTCCGGCAGGCGGGCTTCGTCGCCGGTGAACTCCAGCCCATGTCGAGCGCGCAGGTCGAACTGTTCGTCGACCGCTGGCACCGCGCCCAGCCCGGAGACCCGGACGATCTCGCGGCCTGCGCCGAGCAGTTGAAGCACACCCTGGACAGCCGCCGGGACTTGGCCCGACTCGGCACGAACCCGCTGTTGTGCGCGCTGATGTGCGCCCTGCACCGTCACGCCGACCAGGCCCTCCCCGAGGGCCGCACCGAGTTGTACCGCTCGGCGATGGCGATGCTGCTCGGCGGCCGGGAACGAGCCCGGCGCATCTCCACCGGCCGGGTGCGTCTCCAGCCGACGCAGATGGAGAAGATACTGGCGGCGCTGGCGATGTGGATGACGCTCAACGGCCGCCGGTCGATCCCGGATCGGGTCGCGGTGTCCTGCGTGACCGACGCGCTGACCCGTTTCCGACAGACGACCGAACCGCCCTACACCGCACGGGAGGTGCTGGACAGCCTGGTCGACCGCAGCGGCCTCCTCCAGGAACCGGAGTCGGCCGTCCTCGAGTTCCGGCACGCGAGCTTCCAGGACTACCTGGCGGCACTGGAGATCATCCGCTCGGAGCACGTCGACCATCTGATCAACCACGCGCACGACCCGCTCTACCACGACGTCCTGATCATGGCGGTCGCCCGGACCCAGGACGACCCGTCGCGACAGCGGGAGTTGCTGGACGGTTTGATCGCGCGAGCGGAGACGGACGAGGAGCATCGTGCCCGGTTGTGGCTGCTCGGCGTCGCGTGTGTGTCCGGAGCGGGCATGGTGGACCCGGAGCCCGCGGCCCGGTTCCGGGAGGAGACCGCCAAGCTGCTGCCTCCGCAGGACGCGCGTGCGGCGGAGGATTTGGCCACCGCGGGGGAGTTCGTGCTCGATCTCCTCGCGGACCTGACCCGGACGCAGCGAGTCTCGGACGAGATCGCGACGAATATCGTGCGGGTGGCGCGCCGAATCGGAGGCGAGGCGACGATCCCGCTGCTGCGTCGATTGTGTGACCGGGACTCGACCCGGATCCGCCTGCAACTGTTGGGAATGTGGGAAACCCTCACGGATCGGGAGCGCTACTACGAAACGGTCTTGACCCACGTCAGGATCGACGACTGTCATGTGCCGATCCCCGATCCGGCGGCTCTGGGACTGCTCGCCGGACGTCCGGACGTGCGGAGCATCAACCTCCCGGCCGAACTGTCGGAGCTTCCCGTGTCGGCGCTCGCCGCGCTTCCGCGGCTCGATGCGCTCGGAGTCGCCGACACCTCGATCACCGACCTCGGCCCGCTGGCCGAACTGCCGCAGGTCACCTCGTTGACGCTCGGCCCCGCACAGCGCGCGGAGCCGGCGCTGTTGGCCCCCCTGCCGTGGATCACCGCCTTGCACTTCAACGGTGACCGCTTGGTGGGGAGTGTGCGCGTCCTGCCGGAGGCGCCGAACCTGAGCCACATCTATCTACACGACACGGGCGTTCGAGACCTGTCGGGTCTGACGAAGTACCCGAACCTGCGCATGCTGGGCATGGTTTCCACCCCGGCCACCGACCTGGGCGCACTACGCGACTCACCCACGCTCGAAACGTTGCTGATCGACGGATCCCTGGTGACGGACCTCTCCCCGCTGATCGACCTGCCACGCCTTACCCACGTGGGCATCGCCGCGTGCCCGGTAACCGACCTGAGCCCCCTGGCCGACCTCCCGGCCCTGGAGTGGCTGCGGATCGACAAGACACAGCGGGACCACCTCGGCGCGCTCGCCGACCGGGTCACCGAAGGCCGACTCGAACTGGACGTGACCGCGGACTTCGACTGA
- a CDS encoding penicillin-binding transpeptidase domain-containing protein, with protein sequence MHDAEHNRSEARDDREYGGRLGGYEDADHGGAARRSGWIFLVLALVLVLGTGYGAYSFLREDDASTPTARSSETATRAEQSPRNAARLFLGEWQAGNWAGAARLTSDATAASTALSALNDGLKVTARTLTMGEPAPARPDGTVPVPFTAKLTLGHAGDWSYTGSLDVAKSADRGYLVAWSPAALHPELTAGTSLELAPNQDGVGGDVLRAKDGTALSATDNPSLAAIRTGLASKAKPGEQAKPGGVVRLVDAATRTPVRQLATLGEPVTAAPRDGGITTTLDAKLQTAAERAVKGESRTASLAAVRISTGEIVAVANNPAAGQNNAFLATTQPGSTLKIVSAATLLSKGVVGLDEKVGCPESADAGGMRFTNSEGRAFPEGSFKVAFAQSCNTTMANLSGKLTGADLSTMAHDCFGIGGDWKTGIVSFDGRVPAASNDTMKAANMIGQGQVQMNPLTMASVVATAKSGTFRQPHLLTDQEGLWRAPRSLSPAVSGQLRTLMRAVVTEGTAHASLGGLGGDVGAKTGTAEVGGGRPNNGWMVAYRGDIAVAVWVEGGVTGGQSAGPIVKAFLSAAG encoded by the coding sequence ATGCACGACGCGGAGCACAACCGGAGCGAAGCGCGCGACGACCGTGAGTACGGCGGCCGATTAGGCGGCTACGAGGACGCGGACCACGGCGGGGCGGCCCGCCGGAGCGGTTGGATATTCCTGGTCCTGGCGTTGGTGTTGGTCCTCGGCACCGGCTATGGGGCCTACTCGTTCCTCCGGGAGGACGACGCCTCGACGCCGACCGCGCGGTCGAGCGAGACCGCAACCCGGGCCGAGCAGAGCCCGCGCAACGCCGCGCGGTTGTTCCTCGGCGAATGGCAGGCGGGCAACTGGGCCGGCGCCGCCCGGCTCACCAGCGACGCGACCGCCGCGTCCACGGCGCTGTCGGCCCTGAACGACGGGCTGAAGGTCACCGCCCGCACGCTGACGATGGGCGAACCGGCCCCCGCGCGACCGGACGGAACGGTCCCGGTGCCGTTCACCGCCAAGTTGACCCTCGGCCACGCCGGCGACTGGTCGTACACCGGCTCCCTCGACGTGGCCAAGAGCGCGGATCGCGGCTACCTGGTCGCCTGGTCCCCGGCCGCGCTGCACCCGGAGCTGACCGCGGGCACCTCGCTCGAACTGGCGCCCAACCAGGACGGCGTGGGCGGCGACGTGCTGCGGGCCAAGGACGGTACGGCGTTGTCCGCGACCGACAACCCGTCCCTGGCGGCGATCCGTACCGGCCTGGCGAGCAAGGCCAAGCCCGGCGAGCAGGCCAAGCCGGGCGGCGTGGTCCGGCTGGTCGACGCGGCCACCCGGACCCCGGTCAGACAACTCGCCACGCTCGGCGAGCCGGTCACCGCCGCGCCCCGGGACGGCGGGATCACCACCACGCTCGACGCGAAGCTCCAGACGGCGGCCGAGCGGGCGGTCAAGGGCGAGTCGCGGACCGCCTCGCTGGCGGCGGTGCGGATCAGTACGGGCGAGATCGTCGCGGTGGCCAACAATCCGGCCGCCGGCCAGAACAACGCCTTCCTGGCCACCACCCAGCCCGGCTCGACGCTCAAGATCGTCTCCGCCGCCACGCTGCTGTCCAAGGGTGTGGTGGGCCTCGACGAGAAGGTGGGCTGCCCCGAATCGGCCGACGCGGGGGGCATGCGGTTCACCAACTCCGAGGGCCGCGCGTTTCCGGAGGGCAGCTTCAAGGTGGCGTTCGCCCAGTCCTGCAACACCACCATGGCCAACCTGTCCGGCAAGCTCACCGGCGCGGACCTGTCCACCATGGCGCACGACTGCTTCGGCATCGGCGGCGACTGGAAGACCGGGATCGTCTCGTTCGACGGCCGGGTGCCCGCCGCGTCGAACGACACCATGAAGGCCGCGAACATGATCGGCCAGGGGCAGGTACAGATGAACCCGCTCACCATGGCCTCGGTGGTGGCCACCGCCAAGTCCGGCACCTTCCGCCAGCCGCACCTGCTCACCGACCAGGAGGGCCTGTGGCGGGCCCCGCGCTCGTTGTCCCCCGCCGTGAGCGGGCAGTTGCGCACGCTGATGCGCGCGGTGGTCACCGAGGGCACCGCGCACGCCTCGCTCGGCGGCCTGGGCGGCGACGTGGGCGCCAAGACCGGCACCGCCGAGGTCGGCGGCGGTCGGCCCAACAACGGTTGGATGGTCGCCTACCGCGGCGACATCGCGGTGGCGGTCTGGGTGGAGGGCGGGGTGACCGGCGGGCAGTCGGCCGGGCCGATCGTGAAGGCGTTCCTGAGTGCGGCGGGCTGA
- a CDS encoding glyoxalase superfamily protein, which translates to MREQAIPILRVVDAAESVAWYGRLGFVKRWEHRFEPHFPAFVEVARGEVKLFLSEHAGDASPDTLVYVWVADVDEVAREFGVAVEEQPWAREVHLRDPDGNRLRVATPSEE; encoded by the coding sequence ATGAGGGAACAAGCCATCCCGATCCTGCGCGTGGTCGACGCCGCCGAGTCCGTTGCCTGGTATGGCCGTCTGGGGTTCGTCAAGCGGTGGGAGCATCGCTTCGAGCCGCACTTTCCGGCCTTCGTGGAGGTCGCGAGGGGTGAGGTGAAGCTGTTTCTCAGCGAGCATGCGGGCGATGCGAGCCCGGACACGCTGGTGTATGTGTGGGTCGCCGATGTGGATGAGGTGGCCCGTGAATTCGGCGTGGCGGTGGAGGAGCAGCCGTGGGCGCGGGAGGTGCACCTGCGGGATCCGGACGGGAACCGGTTGCGGGTGGCGACGCCGTCGGAGGAGTAG
- a CDS encoding DMT family transporter, with protein sequence MAWLILLAAGLVEVVWSQSIKPTEGFTKPLPTVICFLLGATAVYLLSVAMRDLPVGTAYAAFTGIGTVGAITLGITIQHDALSAGRIAALALIVGGLVLARLTSTA encoded by the coding sequence ATGGCGTGGTTGATCCTGCTCGCGGCGGGCCTCGTCGAGGTCGTGTGGTCGCAGAGCATCAAGCCGACCGAGGGATTCACCAAGCCGCTGCCGACCGTGATCTGCTTCCTGCTCGGCGCGACGGCGGTCTATCTGCTGTCGGTGGCCATGCGGGACCTGCCGGTGGGCACCGCGTACGCCGCGTTCACCGGGATCGGGACCGTCGGTGCGATCACCCTCGGCATCACCATCCAGCACGACGCGCTGAGCGCGGGACGGATCGCGGCGCTGGCGCTGATCGTGGGCGGGTTGGTGCTGGCTCGCCTGACATCGACGGCGTGA
- a CDS encoding NADP-dependent succinic semialdehyde dehydrogenase — protein MAIASVNPATGEVIEEFAEMGEVEIDARIGRADEVFRGHRGDSYEARARAMRRVADILDAERDEVAAVMTAEMGKTLVAARAEVGKCARLCRFYAERAAGFLADEPADAEAVGARRAYLRYEPLGPVLAVMPWNFPLWQAMRFAAPALMAGNTGLLKHASNVPRTALYMGELFTRAGFPEGAFQTLLIGSKLVERVLSDPRVVAATLTGSEGAGRSIAAIAGRELKKTVLELGGSDPFLVLPSADVEAAARTATTARTQNNGQSCIAAKRFIVHADVYDAFAEAFTANMAALRVGDPTAEGTDVGPLAQEQGLRDVTEQVEDARAKGARIRCGGERPAGPGWYYPPTVVADLTPDMRMYTEEVFGPVAGLYRVADLDEAIDLANATPFGLGANAWTTDEDEQARCIAELAAGAVFVNGMVTSYPELPFGGIKSSGYGRELAALGIREFCNAKTVWVG, from the coding sequence ATGGCCATCGCGTCCGTCAATCCTGCTACCGGTGAGGTGATCGAGGAGTTCGCCGAGATGGGGGAGGTTGAGATCGATGCCCGGATCGGGCGGGCCGATGAGGTGTTTCGGGGGCATCGGGGGGACTCGTATGAGGCTCGGGCCCGGGCCATGCGGCGGGTTGCCGACATCCTGGATGCGGAGCGGGACGAGGTTGCGGCGGTCATGACCGCCGAGATGGGGAAGACGCTTGTTGCCGCTCGGGCCGAGGTGGGCAAGTGTGCTCGGCTGTGTCGGTTCTATGCCGAGCGGGCGGCGGGGTTTCTCGCGGACGAGCCGGCCGATGCCGAGGCCGTGGGGGCGCGGCGGGCCTATCTGCGGTATGAGCCGCTCGGGCCGGTGTTGGCGGTGATGCCGTGGAACTTTCCGTTGTGGCAGGCCATGCGGTTCGCGGCGCCGGCGTTGATGGCGGGCAATACCGGGCTGCTCAAGCATGCGTCGAACGTGCCGCGCACCGCGCTGTACATGGGTGAGTTGTTCACCCGCGCCGGCTTTCCCGAGGGGGCGTTCCAGACGTTGCTGATCGGGTCGAAGCTGGTCGAGCGGGTGTTGTCCGACCCGCGCGTGGTGGCCGCGACGCTCACCGGCAGCGAGGGGGCCGGGCGGTCGATCGCGGCGATCGCCGGGCGCGAGTTGAAGAAGACCGTGCTCGAACTGGGCGGCTCCGATCCGTTCCTGGTGCTGCCCTCCGCCGACGTCGAGGCCGCCGCGCGGACCGCGACCACGGCCAGGACCCAGAACAACGGGCAGAGTTGCATCGCGGCCAAGCGGTTCATCGTGCACGCCGACGTCTACGACGCGTTCGCCGAGGCGTTCACCGCGAACATGGCCGCACTGCGGGTCGGCGACCCCACCGCCGAGGGCACCGACGTCGGCCCGCTCGCCCAGGAGCAGGGGCTGCGCGACGTCACCGAGCAGGTCGAGGACGCCCGGGCCAAGGGCGCCCGGATCCGGTGCGGCGGCGAGCGTCCGGCCGGCCCCGGCTGGTACTACCCGCCGACCGTGGTCGCCGACCTGACCCCGGACATGCGGATGTACACCGAGGAGGTGTTCGGGCCGGTCGCCGGGCTGTACCGGGTCGCCGACCTCGACGAGGCGATCGACCTCGCCAACGCCACACCGTTCGGCCTCGGGGCCAACGCCTGGACCACCGACGAGGACGAACAGGCCCGCTGCATCGCCGAGTTGGCCGCCGGGGCGGTGTTCGTCAACGGCATGGTCACGTCCTACCCGGAGCTGCCCTTCGGCGGGATCAAGTCCAGCGGCTACGGCCGCGAACTCGCCGCGCTCGGCATCCGCGAGTTCTGCAACGCCAAGACGGTCTGGGTGGGCTGA
- a CDS encoding helix-turn-helix domain-containing protein, with the protein MTKRTDLLTGLPVAADGAAPPRERADAARNRARVLAAAEELFATGDPAEVTMEDIAKAAGIGRGTLYRRYPDRASIARALLDEHERALQHEILRGAPPLGPDEPDPAARLAAFYAAMVDLLERHVHLLLGAEAGSARYRTGAYAFWHTHVRILAANTPDPTTLADVLLAPLAPELYRRQRDQHIEPTRIKATLTALAHAMLAGVWGRGWGWGRGAEPCLGGGFGAGGWAAVVGAGGEVRGWVQVGWMGGGGGGGGSPACVSGGGSGVRRGAGVRRGGESGSWGEPEGRRSRGVRCGGGGVAG; encoded by the coding sequence ATGACGAAACGCACCGACTTGCTCACCGGTCTCCCGGTCGCCGCGGACGGTGCGGCGCCGCCACGGGAACGTGCGGACGCCGCCCGCAACCGGGCCCGCGTGCTGGCCGCGGCCGAGGAGTTGTTCGCGACCGGCGATCCGGCCGAGGTCACGATGGAGGACATCGCCAAGGCGGCCGGCATCGGCCGCGGCACGCTCTATCGCCGCTATCCGGACCGGGCCTCCATCGCCCGCGCCCTCCTCGACGAACACGAGCGCGCGCTGCAACACGAGATCCTGCGCGGCGCACCGCCGTTGGGTCCCGACGAGCCGGACCCGGCGGCCCGCCTGGCGGCCTTCTACGCGGCGATGGTCGACTTGCTGGAGCGGCACGTACACCTGCTCCTGGGCGCCGAGGCGGGCAGCGCCCGCTACCGAACGGGCGCGTACGCGTTCTGGCACACGCACGTACGGATCCTGGCCGCGAACACCCCCGACCCGACAACCCTCGCCGACGTGCTCCTCGCCCCGCTGGCCCCGGAGCTGTACCGCCGCCAACGCGACCAGCACATCGAACCGACCCGGATCAAGGCAACACTGACGGCACTGGCGCATGCGATGTTGGCGGGGGTGTGGGGGAGGGGGTGGGGGTGGGGTAGGGGGGCGGAGCCGTGCCTGGGTGGGGGTTTCGGTGCTGGGGGGTGGGCGGCGGTTGTTGGGGCGGGGGGTGAGGTGAGGGGGTGGGTGCAGGTCGGGTGGATGGGCGGCGGGGGCGGGGGCGGGGGGTCGCCGGCGTGTGTGTCGGGAGGGGGATCGGGGGTGAGGCGCGGTGCTGGGGTGAGGCGCGGCGGGGAGTCGGGGTCGTGGGGCGAGCCAGAGGGCAGGCGGAGTCGTGGGGTGAGGTGCGGCGGGGGCGGAGTCGCGGGGTGA
- a CDS encoding acyl-CoA thioesterase, translating into MGRVSEHDLADEGPGRAETFLDLLRLEQVEENIFRGWCHAGAPLRAFGGQVAAQALVAAGRTVVPERHVHSLHSYFLRPGSTTAPIVYQVDRVRDGRSFATRRVTGVQHGAAIFTLSASFKVAEETPGHRRAMPDVPLPEDLPDPYEKLSAEERAHYEESQTRLLMDLRFVPEDRSSGTHMVDGIPHQRVWMRAAKQLPDDPLLHVCGLTYMSDLTLAGTAAKPYITNPATLQMASLDHAVWFLRPFRADEWLLFAQASPSAQDARGLAMGEFYNHDGVLVASVVQEAVIRQR; encoded by the coding sequence ATGGGCAGGGTGAGCGAACACGATCTTGCCGACGAGGGCCCGGGCCGGGCCGAGACCTTCCTCGACCTGCTGCGGCTGGAGCAGGTCGAGGAGAACATCTTCCGCGGCTGGTGCCACGCGGGCGCCCCGCTGCGCGCCTTCGGCGGCCAGGTCGCCGCACAGGCCCTGGTCGCGGCGGGCCGCACCGTGGTCCCGGAGCGGCACGTGCACTCGCTGCACAGCTACTTCCTGCGCCCGGGCAGCACCACGGCGCCGATCGTGTACCAGGTCGACCGGGTCCGCGACGGGCGCTCCTTCGCGACCCGGCGCGTGACCGGCGTACAGCACGGCGCGGCGATCTTCACCCTGTCGGCGTCCTTCAAGGTGGCCGAGGAGACGCCCGGACACCGTCGCGCGATGCCCGACGTACCGCTGCCGGAGGATCTGCCGGACCCGTACGAGAAGTTGTCCGCCGAGGAGCGCGCGCACTACGAGGAGTCGCAGACCCGGCTCCTGATGGACCTGCGCTTCGTCCCGGAGGACCGCTCGTCGGGCACCCACATGGTCGACGGCATCCCGCACCAGCGGGTGTGGATGCGCGCCGCCAAGCAGCTGCCCGACGACCCGCTGCTGCACGTGTGCGGGCTGACCTACATGTCCGACCTGACCCTGGCCGGCACCGCCGCGAAGCCGTACATCACCAACCCGGCGACGCTCCAGATGGCCTCGCTCGACCACGCGGTGTGGTTCCTGCGCCCGTTCCGGGCCGACGAGTGGCTGCTGTTCGCCCAGGCGTCCCCGTCCGCGCAGGACGCGCGCGGTCTGGCGATGGGCGAGTTCTACAACCACGACGGCGTGCTGGTGGCCTCGGTGGTGCAGGAGGCGGTGATCCGGCAGCGGTAG
- a CDS encoding FMN-dependent NADH-azoreductase has product MPRLLHLDSSARADSFSRALGAAFADAWRGARSDAEYTYRDLTARPVPPIDQAWTEICDTMLREGITTIADYPQAVRTPEQRKAWATVEPLLAQLVAADVVLIGAPMYNFGVSAQLKAWIDQVTFPKMSLAPRRFVVASARGGSYLPGTPRAPFDHQTRYLLDFFTGHYAVTDAIVLGTELTNSLVDPALAGRLEQHRSSHAEALERAAELGRSLVEGY; this is encoded by the coding sequence ATGCCTCGCCTGCTCCACCTCGACTCCAGTGCCCGCGCCGACTCGTTCTCGCGAGCCCTGGGCGCCGCCTTCGCCGACGCCTGGCGCGGCGCGCGGTCGGACGCCGAGTACACCTACCGGGACCTCACCGCGCGGCCGGTCCCGCCGATCGACCAGGCGTGGACCGAGATCTGCGACACGATGTTGCGCGAGGGGATCACCACGATCGCCGACTACCCGCAGGCCGTGCGCACGCCCGAGCAGCGCAAGGCGTGGGCCACGGTCGAACCGCTCCTGGCCCAACTGGTCGCCGCGGACGTCGTGTTGATCGGCGCGCCGATGTACAACTTCGGCGTGTCCGCGCAGCTCAAGGCGTGGATCGACCAGGTCACCTTCCCGAAGATGTCGCTCGCGCCGCGTCGTTTCGTGGTCGCCTCCGCACGCGGCGGGTCGTATCTGCCGGGCACCCCTCGGGCCCCGTTCGACCACCAGACGCGCTATCTCCTGGACTTCTTCACCGGGCACTACGCCGTCACGGACGCGATCGTGCTCGGTACCGAACTGACCAACTCGCTCGTCGACCCGGCGCTGGCCGGGCGGCTCGAGCAGCACCGTTCCTCGCACGCGGAGGCGCTGGAGCGCGCCGCGGAACTGGGACGCTCACTCGTGGAGGGGTACTGA
- a CDS encoding low molecular weight phosphatase family protein, with translation MTASVLVVCSGNICRSPVVEAMLRGRLAGSALPSEVSSAGTIDWNARPMADNSALVLTEYGIDAPAHRSRKLTADLLRAADLVIGMSREHHWAIDALAADALPRTFLLGELVRLGEAFGPRRALPLADWVAGVDARRPANRLARPGDELDDPMGEPIESFRVMGARADDLTTRLAALLTT, from the coding sequence GTGACTGCATCGGTGCTGGTCGTATGTAGCGGGAACATCTGCCGCTCCCCCGTCGTCGAGGCCATGCTGCGCGGCCGGTTGGCCGGGTCCGCGCTGCCGAGCGAGGTGTCCTCGGCGGGCACCATCGACTGGAACGCCCGGCCGATGGCGGACAACAGCGCCCTGGTGCTGACGGAGTACGGCATCGACGCGCCCGCACACCGCAGCCGCAAGCTCACCGCCGACCTGCTGCGCGCCGCCGACCTGGTGATCGGCATGTCCCGCGAGCACCACTGGGCGATCGACGCGCTCGCCGCCGACGCCCTGCCACGCACCTTCCTGCTCGGCGAACTGGTGCGCCTGGGCGAGGCGTTCGGCCCGCGCCGCGCGTTGCCGCTCGCCGACTGGGTGGCCGGGGTGGACGCGCGGCGACCGGCGAACCGACTGGCCCGTCCCGGCGACGAACTCGACGACCCGATGGGCGAGCCGATCGAGTCGTTCCGGGTGATGGGGGCGCGGGCCGACGACCTGACGACCCGGCTGGCGGCGCTGCTGACGACGTGA